The proteins below come from a single Drosophila miranda strain MSH22 chromosome Y unlocalized genomic scaffold, D.miranda_PacBio2.1 Contig_Y1_pilon, whole genome shotgun sequence genomic window:
- the LOC117191056 gene encoding uncharacterized protein LOC117191056 translates to MGLAPLARVEPGRSRSGSHPSSSTVLECVDGAGPHYSDVSHASDAGEGVGPQRDDGGSDSRSLMSLGFAPQANQQVAPANPSVSDDVPPPLVAAHVGLPPQRPDEGVVDFDSEESLPLEYGEMADLLQILRLDPTVAAVQDDPEWAEVPPEWRTNAPGRRLPRDLISNITVFLRDRAYRLGVRRLEVHDGTCFRIKITRSRAVTVTLRHPRNMEGV, encoded by the coding sequence ATGGGACTCGCCCCTTTGGCCCGAGTGGAACCTGGCCGGTCAAGGTCGGGCAGCCACCCCTCTAGCAGTACGGTGCTGGAGTGTGTGGACGGTGCTGGACCACACTACTCCGACGTGTCCCACGCAAGCGATGCAGGGGAAGGAGTAGGACCCCAACGCGACGACGGAGGGTCCGATTCCAGGTCCCTCATGAGCCTGGGCTTCGCGCCCCAGGCGAACCAGCAGGTGGCACCAGCCAACCCATCGGTGTCAGATGACGTCCCGCCTCCCCTCGTAGCCGCCCACGTCGGACTACCCCCACAACGTCCAGATGAGGGAGTAGTTGACTTCGACTCCGAAGAGAGCCTCCCGCTGGAGTATGGCGAGATGGCCGACCTGCTGCAGATCCTCCGACTAGACCCTACGGTAGCCGCGGTGCAGGACGACCCGGAATGGGCAGAGGTTCCCCCTGAATGGCGGACCAACGCGCCAGGTCGGCGGTTGCCCCGGGACCTCATATCCAACATCACCGTATTCTTACGCGATCGCGCCTACCGACTGGGAGTCCGGCGACTGGAGGTCCATGACGGCACTTGCTTTCGCATAAAAATTACCCGCAGCCGGGCCGTCACCGTCACTCTTCGGCACCCCCGAAATATGGAGGGGgtgtga